Genomic window (Cryptosporangium minutisporangium):
TGCTGGTTGCCGCCGGACAGCTCGTTCAGCTCGGTGCCGGGACCACGGGCGACAACGCCGAGCCGCTCGATCACGGTGTGGGCACGGTCGCGCTCCCGGCGGCCGTCGAGCGCGCCCAGCCGGCTGGAGACCTTGGTGATGAACGGCAGGCTCAGCGTCCGCTGGATCGACCAGCCGGGCAGCAGCGCCTGGTCGGCGCGGTCCTCGGGCACCAGGAAGACGCCGCTCCGGATCGCCTCGGCCGGAGAGCGCGGTGCCCGCTCCAGGTCCGTGAACTCGGCCGTCCCGGCGGACCAGTGCGCCGACCCGAACAGGCCGTGCGCGAGTTCGGACTTGCCCGCCCCGATCAGCCCGACGATGCCGGTGACCTCCCCGCCGTTCAGATCGAGGTCGATCGCCGGGGCTTCGGCCAGCAACCGCACGTCCCGCAGCCGTACCACCGCACTACCGGCGGCGGCGCGCGGCTCGACGTCCGCCTCGGCTGTTCGGACCCGGGCCGGGCCGTCGGGCGCCGGAACGTCGGAACCCAGCACCGCCGTGCGGAGGCCCTCGGCGCTCGCGCCGAGCATCGCCGGCAGGATCACCGGCCAGCTCAACGGCTTCGCGACGTCGGCCGTGACCCGCCCGTCCCGCAGCACGACCGCCCGGTCGGCGATCGCGTCGACCTCACCGAGGCGGTGCGAGACCAGCACCACTGCGAGTGAATCCGCGCGTAGTTGCCGGACGACGCCGAACAGCCGCTCGGCCTCCGCGGAGGAGAGCGCCGACGTCGGCTCGTCGAGGATCAGCAGCCGGGGGCGTTGCAGCAGCGTGCGGGCGACGACCAGCAGCTGGGCGTCCGAGATTCCCAGCGTCGCGACGTCGCGGCGGAGGACGGCGTCCGACCAGCCGAGGTCCAGCACCTCGACCGCGCGCCGGGCGGTGGTGAGGATCTCCCGGCGGCGTACCAGCCAGGACGTGGTGGCGCCGGCGAGCTCGTCGAACGCGAGGTTCTCCGCGACGGTCAGGCCCGGCACGATGCCCTCGCGCACGCGCTGGTGCACGGTGGCGATCCCGCGGGCGCGTGCCTCGGTCGGCGAGCCCAGCCGGACCGGTTCGCCGTCGATCAGGACCTCGCCGGTGTAGTCGGGGTGCGCGCCCGACAGGATCTTGATCAGCGTCGACTTGCCGGCGCCGTTGGCGCCGAGCAGTGCGACGACCTCACCGCCGGTGATCTCCAGGTCGACGCCGCGCAGGACGACGTTCGGACCGAACGACTTGCCGACGCCCCGCACCGAGACCGTGGTGGTTTCGGTGCGGGGCGTCGTTGGCAACGGCGAGTTCATCGGTGCTTTCTGGGTTAAGCGGCGTTCGGGAGCCAGTCTGCCACCGAGATCTTGTCGAGCTTCAGCTCCGGCTGCGCCTTCACGACGTCGCCGACCGTGGTGATCTTCTTCTCCGTGAGCAGCTCCTGGGTGATCAGCACACCGGGGAACTGCACCGCCGACTCGTTGAACTGGCCAGCGAGCTTCAATGCGATCGTGCGGACGACCGCGGCGCCGATCTGGCCCGGGTCGGTCGCGGCGGTGGCCACCCACGGGCTGCCACTCGCGGTCATCACTTCGAGGTCGGCGTTCGAGATGTCGATGCCGTAGACCTTGACCTTGTCCTGCAGGTTGTTCTGCCGAACAGCCTGGACGACGCCCTTCGTGATCTCGTCGTACGGCGCGAAGATCGCCTTGACGTCGGGGTGCTGCTTGAGCGCCGCGTCGACCAGCGGGATGTTGTCGGTCGCCGTGGACTCGGTGACCTTGCCGGTGAAGAACGCCTGCTGGAGCTTGTTGTCGGCGACGATCTTCTTCCAGACCGCGCCGCGCCGGTCGAGCGGGGCGAATCCGGTGGCCGAAACCAGGCCGACCTTCTGGCCCTGGCCGATGTCCTTGATCATCTGGTCGAGGACGGCCTGGGCGAGGCTCTCGTCGGACTGGCTGGTGTTGATGTAGCCGGTGACGTCGGCGGGCAGCGCGACGTCGTAGACGATCGTCGGGATGCCCGCGGCGACGGCCTTCTTCACCAGCGGGGCGATCGTGTCGGTCTGGCCGTGGTCGACGATGATCGCCGCCGGCTTCGAGTCGATCGCCTGCTGGAGGTCGGACGCCTGCTTGGCGTTGTCGTTGCGGGCGTCGGTGACGGTCAACTTGATGTTGGCGGCCGCGGCCTGCTTCTGTGCGCCCTGACCCCACGCCTCGAAGTAGTCACCGGCGCCGCTCTGCCGGACGAGAGCTACCGTGACGGGGTCACCGTTGAACGGGCTCGGGAGGGGAGCGCTGGCCGTCGGGCCGTTGGACGGCGAGGACGAGGCGTCACTCTCCGTTGAGTCGCCCTGAGAGCAGGAAGCGACGGCGAGCAGCGCGGCAACCGCACTGGTCGCGAACAGCATGGTCCGGCGGGAATGCCGGACAGGGGTCGTGGTTGGCACGATAAAGAGCATGAACGTTGGGTGGGATCATCTCCTAGTTGGGAGGTAGGAATCCCAGCATGCGGACTGATTCGCGCCGAGTAACCCGGAGGTTGTCATGACATTACTGACTGTTTGGGCAGAGGACGCCCCGGGCGAGCCGGAGCTGCGGACCGAGGAGCCGACGGAGATCGCGGCGGTCCTCAAGGAGCACGGCGTCCGTTACGAACAGTGGCCGATCCGTTACCTGCCGGACGAGTCGACGAACAAGGAGGTCCTGGAGGCCTACCGGGACCGGATCGACGCGGTGCGCGCCTCCGAGGGTTACGTCATGGTCGACGTCGTCCAGATGCGGCCGAGCGACGACCCGTCGTGGCCCGAGCTGGTGCGGGCCTCGCGGGAGAAGTTCCTCGACGAGCACACGCACGACGACGACGAGGACCGGTTCTTCGCGTCCGGCTCGGGCGTGTTCTACCTGCACGTCGGCGGCAAGGTGCACGCCGTGTTCTGCGAGGCGGGTGACCTGCTCTCGGTGCCGGGTGGCACGACGCACTGGTTCGACATGGGGACGTCGCCCGAGTACAAGGCGGTCCGGTTCTTCCACGACGAGGACGGCTGGATCGGCAACTTCACCGGCAGCGGCATCTCTCGTAACTTTCCGACGTTCGACCAGCTCGCCGCGGCCCGTTAGGACCGCCGTGTGAACCCGGAGCCCGCCGAGGGCGAGGCTGGCGTCCGCGCGCGAGGCCGCCTCGACCTTGCTGTGGTCTCAAGGCCTTGCGCGCGGCCGTCAGGCTCGCCCCTCGGCGGGCCGTGCACCTAGCTGTAGCCGCTGGGTTCGGGATGGGCGCCTTTCAGCAGGTGGTCGCCGACCTCGACGGCCTTGTAGGACACCGGGTCGTGCAAGGTCAGCGTCCGGACGTCACGCCAGAACCGGTCGAGCCCCTGCCCGGTCTTCGTCGCGCGGGCCCCGGTCAGCTCGTAGACGCCCTGGGTGGCGTCGAGCGCCGCCTGCGTCGTGACGACCTTCGCGGCAGACAGCTCCACCGACACCTCGCCGCGCTCCTCGTGCGTCAGCTCCCAGCCCCGAGAGGCCGCGGCGACCCACGCCCGGCCCGCCCGGTCGGTCAGCGCTCGGGCGGCGCGCACCTGGGACGCGAGCTCGCCATACCGGGCCCGGACCAGCGGGTCGTCGTCGGCGGCCGAGACTCCGGACGTCGCCCACGGGCGGGACTTCGTCCGCGTGTACTCCGCTCCGGTCGAGAGCGCACCCTCCGCCGTCGCGACCGCGAGCAGCGCCAGCAGCACCTGGAACCCGATCGCCGAGAGGCTCGGGTAGGCAGGCGCGCTCGGGTCGGTCTGCTCGCCGGGACCGAGGATGTCCTCCTCGGCGAGGAACGCCCCGTCGAACGTGATCGAGCCCGAGGCCGACATGCGCTGGCCGAGCGAGTCCCAGTCGCCGCCGTGCACGACGCCGTCGGTGTGCGTGGGTAGCGCGAAACCGTACTTCTGCCCGCTGGTGGTGACCGTCCCGGAGGCGATCACCCGGTCGGACACCTCCGCGCCGGTCGCGAAGAACTTCTTGCCGTGCACCCGGTAGCCGCCCTCGGTGGGCACCAGTTCCAGTCCGGCGTCCCGGGGGTTGCCTGCGCCGCCCCAGAGCCAGTGGTTCGCCGCGGTCCCGGCGTCCAGACGCTCGACGACGTCCGGCCGCCGGTGCAGTCGGGTCCGCCAGCTGTGCAGGTAGTGGTAGCCGAGCACGTGCCCGATCGAGGTGTCGACCCGGGCGATCCGCGAGACGACGTCGAACGCGGTGAGCCAGCTGCCGCCGTGGCCGCCGCTGCTGGTCGGAACGAGTAACGGGAGGAGGCCCGCGCTGCGCAGCAGCTCCACCTCCGCGTGCGGTGCGGCGCCTACCCGGTCACGGTCGACGACATCGGTCGCGAGACGCGCGGCGACCTCGTCCGCGACCGCTGTCCAGCGCTCGTGGTCGGCCTCCCTCGGTGCGTCGGTAGACGAGTCGGGTAGCAAGGCCGGTGGGGCGGTGGTGCGGTCGGTCATGGCCGCAGTATCACTCATCCTCACCTGATCACCGCAGGTGGGAGTAGCTGTCCGGATCGGCGTCCAGGTACTCGGCGAACGAGCGGGCCGGATGTCCGGCGACCCGGCTCACCGTGTCGCTGACCGCGCTGAGCGATCCGTCCGCGATCGCCTGGTAGGACGTCACCCACCCGGCGACCTCGAACTCCGGTGCCCCGTACACCGCCCGGGACGCGTACGCCTCCTCGAGCGTCTCGGGCTGGTACCGGATCGGACGGCCCACCCGCCGGCTCAGCTCGTCGGCGGCCTCCTGGAGCGTGATCGCTGCGGGTCCGGTGACGTCGTACGTCTGCCCGTCGTGGTCCGCCGGATCGCGCAGCACCGCGGCCGCGACATCCGCTACGTCGTCGGGGGCGACCGCGCTCACCCGGCCGTCGCCGCCCGGCCCGCGTAGCGCGCCGTCCGCCCCGACCAGCGCCGGCAGCATCGACGCGTAGAAACTGTCACGGAGGAACGTGAACGCGAGGCCGGTGCCCCGGATGTGCTGCTCGGTGTGCCAGTGATCGCGCCCGAACGTGAACGTGCAGTCCGGCGCGGCGCCCAGGAACGACAGGTAGACGATCCGCCGCACCCCGGCGGCCACTGCGGCGTCCACCACGGCGCGGTGCTCGGAGACCCGGTCCGCGGACTCGCGTCCGGAGACGAGGAACAACGTTCCGACGCCGTCCAGCGCGCCGCGCACCGCGAGCGCGTCGGCGTAGCCGGTGCCGATCGACACCGGGACCGCGCCCGGCAAGGAGGATCCCCTTCCGATTTCGGGTGGCAGGGCGGGGGGTGAAAGGGAAGGTGTCCGGGAGGTGCCGCGGACCAGCAGGCGCGGGGCCGCGCCGGCCTCGACCAGGCGGGTGGCGATCCGTCGTCCGATCTGGCCGGTGGCGCCGGTGACGGCGATCTCTTCGTTCACCGGATCACCTTATGTTGCGGAACAGGGTTGCTCAGGGTGCCGACTCGGCCACGCGGAATCGATTGAGGCACCACAATGGGAAGTTCGCCCCCGAGCTAAGGAGATCCGGTGGAGGACGCCCGCAAGCTCCTGGAGGAGTACGTCAGCTCCGGCAAAGTGATCCAGCTCGCCACCTTGGACCCGACCGGCGCGCCGGTCGTCTGCAATCTCTGGTTCGCCAGCGAATTCGAGCCCGACCGGATCTGGTTCATGTCGCGGCCCAACCGCGAACACTGCGCGAACTTGCGTGCGGATCCGCGGGTCGCCGGGTCGATCCTGGCGATCGAGCTGGAAGGTATCGAGCAGGACGTCCGTGGGGTGACGTTCGCCGGGGAGGCGCGCGAGTTACCGACCGTCGGCATCGACGAGCAGATCGCCGGTTACGCGGGCCGCTGGCCGGAAGCGGCGGACGCGATCGCACCGGAGGCGCTGGCGGCGGGGGCGACACCGCACCGGCTCTACGAGATCGCCGTGGCGCGGTGGGTGCTCTTCGATGAGCTGAACTACCCCACCCACCCCCGCCTGGAGATTGCGGCCCGTCCAGAACGACGCTGACAGGCGAGCGGGCCTCCTTATGACGGGCCCCTAATGTCACGGCGTTATCGGGGAACTGTCCCGCGCGCGGGCCTGACCGCGACCGGTCACGACTGGGGTTGGCGGCCCGCTCGACTGCCAGCGCCGCCCTGGACGGGCTCCAGGTTTCAAGCCCCGTTGCGCGGGCTCCAGGTTTCGAGCCCCGCTGGGCGGGTCTCCAGGTCGTGGGGCCGCTGAGGCGTCAGGCGGGGAAGGCGGCTAGGGCTGCGCGGACCTTTTCGGCATTGCCCTGGACAGGGTCTTCCAGCGACGTGCCGGCGTAGATGCCGCCGTACGCCGGGGTGTCGGGCTGGTAGCGCCGCCCCTCGGCGAGCGGTCCTGCGTCCACCGCGTCGTACCCGATCGCGTCGAGGAACGCCGTGACGGTGGCCTTGGCGTCCGTGTCGTCGCCGGCGATCGCGAGCGCCGACCGGTCCGGCGCACCGGCCGGGCGGGCGAGCGTCTGCAGGGACTTCCAGTAGATGTTGTTGAACACCTTCACCACGTGCGACGTCGGCAGATGGCGCTGGAGCAGCTCGCTGCTGGTGACCGAGGCGTCGTCGAGTTCGGGGATCTGCCCGTCGCGCTGGGGGTAGTAGTTGTTGGTGTCGATCACGGCCTTGCCGGCCAGCGGCTCAACCGGAACCGATCGGTACACGCCCAGCGGGATCGACACCACGACCAGGTCGCCGGCCTCGGCGGCGCCGCTCGGGGTGGCCGCCCGCGCCCGTGGGCCCAGTTCCTCCACCAAGTCTTTCAGCGTTTCCGGCCCGCGCGAGTTGCTGAGCACGACGTCGTGACCGGCCGCGACGGCGAGCCGGGCCACTGATCCGCCGATGAGGCCACTTCCGATAAGTCCCACAGTCGTCATAACCGGGCTAACCAGGGCCCCGATGTCCGCATTCCCGGCTCACTTTGTCCGTATGTCTTGACATGAATTGGCTCGGGGAGGAAGGTCGGAGCCGCTCCCTGGTAGGCGGAGGAGGTGGCCGTGGACGACGAAGCCCCGGCTGGGCCGGACCAACCGGCCGCGCTGGACGTACTGACGATGGGCCGGATCGGCGTCGACGTCTACCCACTCCAGGTGGGCCGCTCGTTACGCGAGGTCGAGACGTTCGGTAAGTACCTCGGCGGCAGCGCGACGAACGTTGCGGTCGCCGCCGCACGGTACGGACGCCGCAGTGCGGTGATCACCCGTACCGGCGCCGACCCGTTCGGAGAGTTCCTGCGCGACGCGCTGCGCCGGTTCGGCGTCGACGACCGGTACGTCACCGCGGTCGAGGGCATGCCGACGCCGGTGACGTTCTGCGAGATCTTTCCCCCGGACGATTTCCCGCTCTACTTCTACCGATTTCCGACCGCACCCGACCTGCAGATCCGGGCCGAGGAACTCGACCTGGACGCCATCCGCCGTGCCGCCGTGTTCTGGGTGACCGGCACCGGCCTGTCGCAGGAGCCCAGTCGGTCGGCCACGCTGGCGGCGTTGCGGGCGCGGGGGCGGGCCGGCATCACGGTCCTCGACCTCGACTACCGGCCGATGTTCTGGGCGTCCCGCGAGCTGGCCGGGCGTCGGATCGCCGAGGCGCTGCAGTACGTCAGCGTCGCGGTCGGCAACCTCGAGGAGTGCGAGACCGCGGTCGGGGTCCGTGAGCCCCGCGCGGCCGCGGCGGCGCTGCACGACCACGGGGTCGATCTCGCGGTCGTGAAGCAGGGTCCGGCCGGGGTGCTGGCCTCCGACCGCAGCCGCGAGGTCGAGGTGCCACCGGTCCCGGTCGACGTCGTCAACGGGCTCGGCGCCGGGGACGCGTTCGGCGGCGCGCTCTGCCACGGTCTGCTCGCCGGCTGGGACCTGCAGCACACGATGCGGTTCTGCAACGCCGCCGGTGCGCTGGTCGCGTCCCGGCTGGCGTGCGCCGACGCGATGCCCGACGCGGCCGAGGTCGAGCAAATCCTGGGGGCGGCGGCGAGTGACCGCCCCGTGTGACGGTCGCCCGCTACCCGACTCGGCGCAGCCAGCACTGTTGGCCGTTGACGTCCTCGACGAGCAGCCGAGCCGTCGTCAGCTCCCGGATCGTCCAGGAGTCGACGCCGAGACCGGCCCGGATCCGCAGCGTCGACCCCTCTCGCGTGTAGGCGAGCGAGAAGGTGTCGGCGGTCTCCGGTGACCGGGGCGATTCGACCTGGCGCACGCTGATCGATCCGTTCGATCCGAACGTGAACTCGCGCTGCAGAATCCCGGTGTTCTCCACCATCACCGCGAGCCCCCACGGGACCGGACAGCCGGTGAAGTCCACCGGCTGCCAGGTGTTGCCGACCAGCGTGGCTTGCGGGCCGCTCTGGTCCGGCAGGACGGCCTGAGCGGCGGCTACTTCCTGCGGTGGTTCGGGGGTCGACTCGCACCCGGCGAGGGCACCGGCCACGGCGGTGGCTAGCGCGGCGACAGCAGTGCTCCGAAGCATGCTCTGATCCCCCCGATGAATCCCGGACATTTCCCCCGTCCCGCATTATTGGTGGCCTCGGTTTCAATGCCGTCCGACGCGCCCGGGAAATAGACTGGCCGGGTGACCGAGGAGAGCGACTTCCCGAAGTCCATCGGGCGTCCGGCGACCAACGCGCTCGTCGCTGCGGGGTACACCGAGCTGAACCAACTGGTCGGCGTCCCCGCGAAGGACCTGAAGAAGCTGCACGGCATGGGCCCGAAGGCGCTCGGCATCCTGCAAGCGGCGCTGACAGAACGGGGACAGCGGCTCGGGTGAAGTGGCGACGGCGGTTTGCGGTGGTGCCGGCCGCCTACGTCGTCCTCCGGCGGGACG
Coding sequences:
- the iolC gene encoding 5-dehydro-2-deoxygluconokinase; protein product: MDDEAPAGPDQPAALDVLTMGRIGVDVYPLQVGRSLREVETFGKYLGGSATNVAVAAARYGRRSAVITRTGADPFGEFLRDALRRFGVDDRYVTAVEGMPTPVTFCEIFPPDDFPLYFYRFPTAPDLQIRAEELDLDAIRRAAVFWVTGTGLSQEPSRSATLAALRARGRAGITVLDLDYRPMFWASRELAGRRIAEALQYVSVAVGNLEECETAVGVREPRAAAAALHDHGVDLAVVKQGPAGVLASDRSREVEVPPVPVDVVNGLGAGDAFGGALCHGLLAGWDLQHTMRFCNAAGALVASRLACADAMPDAAEVEQILGAAASDRPV
- a CDS encoding acyl-CoA dehydrogenase family protein yields the protein MTDRTTAPPALLPDSSTDAPREADHERWTAVADEVAARLATDVVDRDRVGAAPHAEVELLRSAGLLPLLVPTSSGGHGGSWLTAFDVVSRIARVDTSIGHVLGYHYLHSWRTRLHRRPDVVERLDAGTAANHWLWGGAGNPRDAGLELVPTEGGYRVHGKKFFATGAEVSDRVIASGTVTTSGQKYGFALPTHTDGVVHGGDWDSLGQRMSASGSITFDGAFLAEEDILGPGEQTDPSAPAYPSLSAIGFQVLLALLAVATAEGALSTGAEYTRTKSRPWATSGVSAADDDPLVRARYGELASQVRAARALTDRAGRAWVAAASRGWELTHEERGEVSVELSAAKVVTTQAALDATQGVYELTGARATKTGQGLDRFWRDVRTLTLHDPVSYKAVEVGDHLLKGAHPEPSGYS
- a CDS encoding DNA-binding protein, translated to MTEESDFPKSIGRPATNALVAAGYTELNQLVGVPAKDLKKLHGMGPKALGILQAALTERGQRLG
- a CDS encoding pyridoxamine 5'-phosphate oxidase family protein — encoded protein: MEDARKLLEEYVSSGKVIQLATLDPTGAPVVCNLWFASEFEPDRIWFMSRPNREHCANLRADPRVAGSILAIELEGIEQDVRGVTFAGEARELPTVGIDEQIAGYAGRWPEAADAIAPEALAAGATPHRLYEIAVARWVLFDELNYPTHPRLEIAARPERR
- a CDS encoding substrate-binding domain-containing protein, whose translation is MPTTTPVRHSRRTMLFATSAVAALLAVASCSQGDSTESDASSSPSNGPTASAPLPSPFNGDPVTVALVRQSGAGDYFEAWGQGAQKQAAAANIKLTVTDARNDNAKQASDLQQAIDSKPAAIIVDHGQTDTIAPLVKKAVAAGIPTIVYDVALPADVTGYINTSQSDESLAQAVLDQMIKDIGQGQKVGLVSATGFAPLDRRGAVWKKIVADNKLQQAFFTGKVTESTATDNIPLVDAALKQHPDVKAIFAPYDEITKGVVQAVRQNNLQDKVKVYGIDISNADLEVMTASGSPWVATAATDPGQIGAAVVRTIALKLAGQFNESAVQFPGVLITQELLTEKKITTVGDVVKAQPELKLDKISVADWLPNAA
- a CDS encoding NADPH-dependent F420 reductase, with translation MTTVGLIGSGLIGGSVARLAVAAGHDVVLSNSRGPETLKDLVEELGPRARAATPSGAAEAGDLVVVSIPLGVYRSVPVEPLAGKAVIDTNNYYPQRDGQIPELDDASVTSSELLQRHLPTSHVVKVFNNIYWKSLQTLARPAGAPDRSALAIAGDDTDAKATVTAFLDAIGYDAVDAGPLAEGRRYQPDTPAYGGIYAGTSLEDPVQGNAEKVRAALAAFPA
- a CDS encoding sugar ABC transporter ATP-binding protein, with amino-acid sequence MNSPLPTTPRTETTTVSVRGVGKSFGPNVVLRGVDLEITGGEVVALLGANGAGKSTLIKILSGAHPDYTGEVLIDGEPVRLGSPTEARARGIATVHQRVREGIVPGLTVAENLAFDELAGATTSWLVRRREILTTARRAVEVLDLGWSDAVLRRDVATLGISDAQLLVVARTLLQRPRLLILDEPTSALSSAEAERLFGVVRQLRADSLAVVLVSHRLGEVDAIADRAVVLRDGRVTADVAKPLSWPVILPAMLGASAEGLRTAVLGSDVPAPDGPARVRTAEADVEPRAAAGSAVVRLRDVRLLAEAPAIDLDLNGGEVTGIVGLIGAGKSELAHGLFGSAHWSAGTAEFTDLERAPRSPAEAIRSGVFLVPEDRADQALLPGWSIQRTLSLPFITKVSSRLGALDGRRERDRAHTVIERLGVVARGPGTELNELSGGNQQKVVVGRWLVEPARLLLLDEPFRGVDLGARRDIGEQVRAVAETGGAVVVLSADVDEVLEIADRVLVLVEGQLTLDSPVSQVSRDDVVRAFSGEVAR
- a CDS encoding cupin gives rise to the protein MTLLTVWAEDAPGEPELRTEEPTEIAAVLKEHGVRYEQWPIRYLPDESTNKEVLEAYRDRIDAVRASEGYVMVDVVQMRPSDDPSWPELVRASREKFLDEHTHDDDEDRFFASGSGVFYLHVGGKVHAVFCEAGDLLSVPGGTTHWFDMGTSPEYKAVRFFHDEDGWIGNFTGSGISRNFPTFDQLAAAR
- a CDS encoding NmrA family NAD(P)-binding protein — protein: MNEEIAVTGATGQIGRRIATRLVEAGAAPRLLVRGTSRTPSLSPPALPPEIGRGSSLPGAVPVSIGTGYADALAVRGALDGVGTLFLVSGRESADRVSEHRAVVDAAVAAGVRRIVYLSFLGAAPDCTFTFGRDHWHTEQHIRGTGLAFTFLRDSFYASMLPALVGADGALRGPGGDGRVSAVAPDDVADVAAAVLRDPADHDGQTYDVTGPAAITLQEAADELSRRVGRPIRYQPETLEEAYASRAVYGAPEFEVAGWVTSYQAIADGSLSAVSDTVSRVAGHPARSFAEYLDADPDSYSHLR